AAAAGGCTTCCCCCATGTGATATACGCTCGCCTCTGGCGTTGGCCAGACCTTCATAAGAATGAGCTCAAGCATGTGAAGTTCTGTCAGTATGCCTTCGACCTCAAATATGACAATGTCTGTGTGAACCCCTACCATTATGAAAGGGTTGTGTCACCTGGCATAGGTAtgtgtcttttcttctctggtGCTATGCAGAAAAAACAAGCATGCTCACAATGCAGTCATGAACAGTCTTGACAAATAGAGTCCAATTATGTTATACTGCAAAAGTGCGACAGGGGTTTAACCAAGACTGTCATTTGTCACGTTGAAGTTAGGTGTTGCCTTTCCAGCAGTAATTAGTATGTTGTGATTCAGGGCAGAACTAACATTTCCTTTTGTCACTATCTCATTGCAATCCAACTCCTTCAACCTGAAGTGGGACTCAGTATACAAAACACTGGTAAGGGcactttagatttcattttaattttatatGGCATATTTGTAATGATCTTTCTAATTCAGTAGTAACCGATCCATAGTTTATTTGATATATTGAGATTATTGTGGTTGGTGCACATAACAAGTCAAAGCAGAAAACACCAATAACATAGAGTCAGATCAGTGCTTGCCAGGACTTGTCTATCAGCATGAGAGCAAAACAAGGTGCAGGAGAGTAATGTGTGCTTACAGGAAAGAAAGCCACTGGTTCATGTTTGGATTTTCATGCTGTGTTTTTGGGTAatattccacccccccccccactacccaccccacccttaCTCCTCCATCTCAGGCCCCCCAGGGAGACTAATCAAGGAGGAGTACACCCACGACTGCATCCAGATGGACATCCCTCCCTCCAGGATGCCCTCCCAGTCCAACCACCACTCCACGGATCACTACCGCCAGCCGCTGCCCCCCCTGCAGCTACACGCAGAGTCGTCTCATCCTACCCCCGTCAGCCACTACGGCAACATCCCCCACTCACCACCAGGTGGgaacctccccaccccccccaaacctGTCCAAAAAAGCCCCCCATCACCCCGTATGCTGGAGACAGAGCCAGACAAAAACTCTTTATCACCACAATGTGGGTGCTGTCACCTAGAACCTGTatccctttctttacagttgaCTCAACAGTAAAGACTATTGACTACAGTTGAAGTACATTTGTCTCAAGCCCTCGTTTGATGGCATTATCTGGCTTGCTTGTTTCCGTAGCAACCGGCCCGATGATGTCCATGCAGGGGGGCCATAATGAGGGCCTGTTACAGATCGCCTCCCCCCGGAGTCTggcctccacccctcccccctccacccccaaccACGGCCCCCCGCAGACCCCCTCCAGTCAGAGCGACTACGGCACCCCCAAACACTCCCAGTCCCAGGGCTCCTTCCACAGTGAGTGTCCTGCTGCTGACAGGTTGTTTGCTCCATGGCTGCAGTGCTTCCCAGTCCTGCTGTCAGGGGAACTGACGGCACTGAGTGTGTTGGGTTCATCCCTGCTTTTGATTTACTGTACACTGAACATTGTGATGGAACACTGCATTAGAGCAAAGAATTTCATGCTTTGGGTCTGTGAATAGGACTACTGCATTCCCAGGGAATGCACTGAAAAGGATAGGAATTATAATAATCTATATGACTGTTTCATGTACATAATGCCATGTCTCATAAAAAGGTACACTGAAAAGATTGGAGTAGGTAACAGGGTTTTCCGTCCCCTGAATGCTTGATGagacatttaattaatttaacttTTTTAGCTACCTGGACAGGCTCCAGTACGGCCTCCTATACACCTGTAGGACCTCAGCAGAATGGACGGAGTCACCCACAGTCTTCCCATCAGCAGCCACCTCATCACTTCTGTATGTAAGATTTCATAGCTATCACCTGATGAACTCTGAAGAGCGATCTCTCAGCTTTCTTTGTGTTTTAAGGCAATATTTACCAGTATtcatgtttattatttatttttgattttAAAATCTATTCTTGTTTCCATGGATCATGTTTTTTCACTGttcttcattcatcattcatcctCTAGGGTCCCAACATCACACTCCTGCCTCATTTCCTCAGCCAGTATCCAATCATCCAGGTGACTGAGAGTCTATTTTACTCAGAttcacacacttagacacaaagacacactcacacctctgaTACCTAGTCGTAGCAAAGAAATCCTAAATTAATACCTGCCTCATTGAACAGGTCCAGAATTCTGGTGCTCAATCTCCTACTTTGAGATGGACATTCAAGTGGGGGAGATGTTTAAAGTTCCAGCAAACTGCCCCGTGGTGACCGTGGATGGCTACGTGGATCCATCCGGAGGGGACCGCTTCTGTCTAGGCCAGCTTAGCAACGTCCACCGCACTGATGCTAGTGAGAGGGCCCGGTGAGTCCTTGCACCTTGGCACTGcgtttctgttttttatttatttttatttttttaccttTAAGGATTCTCAACTAGAAGTGTCAAGATGAATTATTGTCCAGGATGTAATGGTAGCTTACATACAattaggccacacacacaattttaagATGAATCGTCACTTTAAGTGaagtgtatgatgtgtgtgctgtggtggttGAAATGGCACTGGAAGTATATGTGAAATAAGTCTGTTCTCTTCTGTAatcgctcctcctcctctccttcacaggCTACACATTGGGAAAGGGGTGCAGCTGGAGTGTCGTGGGGAGGGCGATGTTTGGATGCGTTGCCTGAGCGACCATGCCGTCTTCGTGCAGAGCTACTACCTGGACAGGGAAGCAGGTCGAGCCCCGGGTGATGCAGTTCATAAGATTTACCCAGGAGCTTATATCAAGGTGATTCTAACTTTTGGGGTGTCAAAGCAGCATATCTGTATGAAGGCTATCATGCTGGCTTATTTAGGCAAAATCATTTAGACAATGATATTGAAGTGAAACAGATTTTTCAACATGGGGTCCATATTTTTTACTAGATACAAAAATGATCGAAATTGGTCCAGTGTTGCGTTAGAATGCATGGCCTAATGTGTGGTGCTGGAATAGGCACTCAAAGGAGAGCCCTTCCCTTCGATAAtagactacaggcactgaatagGGTGCCACGTCAGAAACCGGAAGAACGAGACAGGTAAAACACTGAAGgcacaaacagtcattttctacagtttctttacctTTTCCATCTACACTGTGTAAAGTATCTAGACTTTTATATTAGTCAGTTTGCGGACTTCCAAAACTTTTAGGCTCCTGTCACAAAACCTGATCGTATTGGCAACAGTGGCGGTCACGGAGAGTTTAAATCTATGAATAAGTCATAAGGCAGTTTACAGTATTGCAGAATATGATCTCAGCAGTGTGAAGGAGCTgtagggagagattgagagggagagggtgacacTAAGAATCAGAAAGAAATGTGGATGtctgggaagagagaaaaagagggaggtaCCTATGATGTTATTATCTCCAAGTTCTGTAGATGGTAGATGTTATCTCTGAtgttgaaagggagagagaatgttgcAAAGATGTGTTGGACCTTGTACTGCCTCCTCAGGTGTTTTACCAGAATTAGAACAACAGGCAGATCCAGTAacacccccctttctctctctctctctctctctctctatctctctctctatctgtgttgtTTGTCTCCCCTGGCTCAGGTGTTTGACCTACGGCAGTGCCACAGGCAGATGCAGCAGCAGGCAGCCACAGcccaagcagcagcagcggcccAGGCCGCCGCCGTGGCAGGCAACATTCCAGGGCCTGGCAGTGTAGGGGGCATAGCCCCAGCCGTCAGTGAGTCCCCAGTGTTCTTTAACACCTCTCCACCATCAGAACTCTAACCATCTCTATCTAAACTTTCAAACttagctttagctttagctACCTGCAGTTGATACATCTTCAATCAACTTAATAATAATGTTTATGCTCATTTATCAGCCACAATTAATCAATAGTATATCAGCCAAAAGTAATCAATAGTAACTACCTCTCTTGTAATTTACTGTAATCTAATATGATATAACTTGATAAAATTGCAATTACTTTGTGTGTACCACTATCGACTCCATCTTACCTCTAATGAACACAATTTCAGATCTCACCTAattgcccatctctctctctctctctctctctctctctctctctctctctctctctctctctctctctctttgcccctcCTTCTCCAGGCCTCTCAGCAGCTGCAGGTATTGGGGTGGATGACCTGCGACGCCTCTGTATCCTGCGGCTGAGTTTCGTGAAGGGCTGGGGGCCCGACTACCCCCGGCAGAGCATCAAGCACACCCCCTGCTGGGTGGAGGTCCACCTGCATCGAGCGCTGCAGCTGCTGGACGAGGTGCTCCACTCCATGCCCTTGGCTGACCCAGGACCTGCCAACTGAGGGCGAAGCACTTCCCATCTTCCCCTGTCTCATCTCCTGTCCTCCTTGCCTTGCGTACAGTATGCAATAACAGCCCCACCCTACCGTGGTGCTGCACAGACTTTATGACTCATGCaaccaaagaaacacacacacgcacacacatacacacacacacacacacacacacacacacacacaacacacacacaacacacacagcacacacacaacactctcagacacacaaactcttttcCACAGGCAGATCCAGCAAACAGTACCTATTGACCTGCCCACTATTT
The DNA window shown above is from Clupea harengus chromosome 11, Ch_v2.0.2, whole genome shotgun sequence and carries:
- the smad10b gene encoding mothers against decapentaplegic homolog 4 isoform X2, whose amino-acid sequence is MSVNAPNSNDACLSIVHSLMCHRQGGENEGFAKRAIESLVKKLKEKKDELDSLITAITTNGVHPSKCVTIQRTLDGRLQVAGRKGFPHVIYARLWRWPDLHKNELKHVKFCQYAFDLKYDNVCVNPYHYERVVSPGIVGLSIQNTGPPGRLIKEEYTHDCIQMDIPPSRMPSQSNHHSTDHYRQPLPPLQLHAESSHPTPVSHYGNIPHSPPATGPMMSMQGGHNEGLLQIASPRSLASTPPPSTPNHGPPQTPSSQSDYGTPKHSQSQGSFHTTWTGSSTASYTPVGPQQNGRSHPQSSHQQPPHHFWSQHHTPASFPQPVSNHPGPEFWCSISYFEMDIQVGEMFKVPANCPVVTVDGYVDPSGGDRFCLGQLSNVHRTDASERARLHIGKGVQLECRGEGDVWMRCLSDHAVFVQSYYLDREAGRAPGDAVHKIYPGAYIKVFDLRQCHRQMQQQAATAQAAAAAQAAAVAGNIPGPGSVGGIAPAVSLSAAAGIGVDDLRRLCILRLSFVKGWGPDYPRQSIKHTPCWVEVHLHRALQLLDEVLHSMPLADPGPAN
- the smad10b gene encoding mothers against decapentaplegic homolog 4 isoform X1, which gives rise to MELLMEERNFEAPLQFRLTCTSSPDLRMSVNAPNSNDACLSIVHSLMCHRQGGENEGFAKRAIESLVKKLKEKKDELDSLITAITTNGVHPSKCVTIQRTLDGRLQVAGRKGFPHVIYARLWRWPDLHKNELKHVKFCQYAFDLKYDNVCVNPYHYERVVSPGIVGLSIQNTGPPGRLIKEEYTHDCIQMDIPPSRMPSQSNHHSTDHYRQPLPPLQLHAESSHPTPVSHYGNIPHSPPATGPMMSMQGGHNEGLLQIASPRSLASTPPPSTPNHGPPQTPSSQSDYGTPKHSQSQGSFHTTWTGSSTASYTPVGPQQNGRSHPQSSHQQPPHHFWSQHHTPASFPQPVSNHPGPEFWCSISYFEMDIQVGEMFKVPANCPVVTVDGYVDPSGGDRFCLGQLSNVHRTDASERARLHIGKGVQLECRGEGDVWMRCLSDHAVFVQSYYLDREAGRAPGDAVHKIYPGAYIKVFDLRQCHRQMQQQAATAQAAAAAQAAAVAGNIPGPGSVGGIAPAVSLSAAAGIGVDDLRRLCILRLSFVKGWGPDYPRQSIKHTPCWVEVHLHRALQLLDEVLHSMPLADPGPAN